Proteins from one Chitinophaga oryzae genomic window:
- the gldF gene encoding gliding motility-associated ABC transporter permease subunit GldF, whose product MLAIFKKEINQFFSSVTGYVAIVLFLLANGLFLFVFPDTSLLDTGYANLDPLFDLAPLIYLLLIPAITMRCFADEFKTGTMELLSTKPLSWWQIVMGKFWGSLLIVGISLIPTVVYYIAVRQLSVNPQQLDNGGMLGAYTGLFLLGAVFTAIGLWASSLTANAMIAFLIAVFTCYIFYNGFDALSKIPAFSGGADYYLQMAGIRFHYTSVSRGVIDSRDIIYFISVIGLMLYLTKLSLQRKLWQNG is encoded by the coding sequence ATGCTTGCCATCTTTAAGAAAGAGATCAACCAGTTTTTCAGCAGCGTCACCGGCTATGTGGCCATCGTACTGTTTTTACTGGCAAACGGCCTGTTCCTCTTCGTCTTCCCCGATACCAGCCTGCTCGACACCGGTTACGCCAACCTGGACCCGCTGTTCGACCTCGCTCCGCTGATCTATCTGTTACTGATACCCGCTATCACTATGCGCTGCTTTGCCGACGAATTTAAAACCGGCACCATGGAACTGTTGAGCACCAAGCCACTCAGCTGGTGGCAGATCGTGATGGGTAAATTCTGGGGCAGCCTGCTTATTGTAGGCATCTCCCTGATACCAACCGTAGTATATTATATCGCCGTACGGCAGTTGAGCGTAAACCCACAGCAGCTCGACAACGGCGGCATGCTGGGCGCTTATACCGGCCTGTTCCTGCTGGGCGCCGTTTTCACTGCTATCGGCCTGTGGGCGTCTTCGCTGACCGCCAACGCCATGATCGCCTTCCTGATCGCCGTTTTCACCTGCTATATTTTTTACAATGGCTTCGACGCGCTCAGTAAAATCCCTGCTTTCAGCGGCGGGGCCGACTATTATCTGCAGATGGCCGGTATCCGGTTCCATTACACGTCTGTCAGCCGCGGGGTGATCGACAGCCGCGATATCATCTACTTCATCAGCGTTATCGGCCTGATGCTGTATCTCACCAAATTATCCCTACAAAGAAAACTCTGGCAGAACGGTTAA
- a CDS encoding DUF4157 domain-containing protein, producing the protein MEKIRCRIRVDSGLARIAAKVMRVKGVAMVLGRTIHLHGASRLEFLSNTAWLRHEACHVKQYREYGMIGFLARYLYQCARRGYYDNPLEVAARKAEADPGILEGIEII; encoded by the coding sequence TTGGAAAAAATAAGATGCCGTATAAGGGTTGATTCAGGGCTGGCCCGCATTGCCGCAAAGGTGATGCGGGTAAAGGGAGTGGCCATGGTACTGGGACGCACCATTCATCTGCATGGGGCGTCCCGGTTAGAGTTCCTGTCCAATACTGCCTGGCTCCGGCACGAGGCCTGCCATGTGAAACAGTACAGGGAATACGGCATGATAGGTTTCCTGGCCCGGTATCTTTACCAGTGTGCCCGGCGGGGGTATTACGACAATCCGCTGGAAGTGGCCGCCAGAAAGGCGGAAGCAGACCCGGGCATCCTTGAGGGGATAGAAATTATTTAA
- a CDS encoding IscS subfamily cysteine desulfurase: MLDLPVYLDNNATTPCDPRVLETMLPYFSVMFGNAASRSHAFGWAAEAAADQAREQVARLIGAQPQEIVFTSGATEAVNLAIKGVFETYTAKGNHIITCQTEHKAVLDTCKHLEKKGAVVTYLPVNSDGLPDTAALEAAITPQTILLAFMYANNETGVIHPVQTIGAIAKKHGVIYLCDASQAVGKIPVNVLSDHIDLLTLSAHKMYGPKGVGALYVRRRDPRVKLTAQMDGGGHERGMRSGTLNVPGIVGLGKACEIAQQEMAADAKRLSLMRNRLQEALLQIEHAYVNGSVEHRLPHVMNISFKYIEGTTLLMGFNKTIALSSGSACTAASMEPSYVLKALGIGDDLAHASLRFALGRFTTDEQIDYAIRTVTGTVEQLRAESPLWEMYREGHLADSASWAHP; encoded by the coding sequence ATGTTAGACCTGCCTGTTTACCTGGACAATAACGCTACCACGCCCTGCGACCCGCGGGTGCTGGAGACCATGTTGCCGTATTTCAGCGTCATGTTTGGCAACGCGGCCAGCCGCAGCCACGCTTTTGGCTGGGCGGCGGAAGCGGCGGCAGACCAGGCCCGCGAACAGGTAGCCCGGCTGATAGGGGCGCAACCGCAGGAGATCGTATTTACCTCCGGCGCCACGGAGGCCGTCAACCTCGCCATCAAAGGCGTTTTTGAGACCTATACGGCCAAAGGCAACCATATTATCACCTGTCAGACCGAACACAAGGCGGTGCTGGACACCTGCAAACACCTGGAGAAGAAAGGCGCCGTGGTGACTTACCTGCCGGTCAACAGTGACGGGCTTCCCGACACGGCCGCACTGGAAGCTGCTATCACCCCGCAGACGATTCTCCTGGCTTTTATGTATGCCAACAATGAAACCGGTGTGATCCATCCGGTGCAGACCATAGGCGCCATCGCCAAAAAGCACGGCGTCATCTACCTCTGCGACGCTTCCCAGGCCGTGGGAAAAATACCGGTCAATGTGCTCAGCGACCATATCGACCTGCTGACGCTCAGCGCCCACAAGATGTACGGGCCCAAAGGCGTGGGCGCCCTTTACGTAAGGCGCCGCGATCCCCGGGTAAAACTTACTGCGCAGATGGACGGCGGCGGCCATGAAAGAGGCATGCGCTCCGGTACCCTCAACGTGCCCGGCATCGTAGGACTGGGCAAAGCCTGTGAGATCGCCCAACAGGAAATGGCCGCCGACGCAAAAAGATTGTCGCTCATGCGAAACCGCCTCCAGGAAGCGTTATTACAAATAGAACATGCTTATGTGAATGGTTCCGTAGAACACCGTCTGCCGCATGTGATGAATATTTCCTTTAAATATATAGAAGGCACCACCTTACTGATGGGATTTAATAAAACAATTGCACTCTCTTCCGGCTCCGCCTGCACGGCGGCCTCCATGGAGCCCAGCTATGTGCTGAAAGCCCTCGGTATCGGCGACGACCTCGCTCATGCCTCCCTGCGCTTCGCCCTGGGCCGGTTCACCACGGATGAACAGATCGATTACGCTATCCGCACCGTTACCGGTACCGTTGAACAATTACGGGCAGAAAGCCCTCTCTGGGAAATGTACCGGGAAGGACACCTCGCCGATAGCGCTTCCTGGGCTCATCCATGA
- a CDS encoding DUF5777 family beta-barrel protein, with protein MKIIAFLMLCTGISIYAQAQQDLSQLFDSTGPAHPKVLYTYKGTRIIMGHSTDMLRKHELDVRVDHRFGDLGGEFGGAKTFYGIDNSTDIRIGLEYGITDRLMAGIGRSKGSGVQHQLLDLLVKYRLVEQTQDNYVPVSVAVLGTAVMSMMSSEEDPHHAAWFGDASDRLSYVAQGIVSRKFGDRLAFSLSPTYVHRNRVGYMDMNNMFALGVGGRLKLSKRIGIVAEYFYPFRSQASRDYYKAQGITFYNPLGVGLEIETGGHVFHLNFTNSSAIQESQFLPETTTSWLQGQFRWGFNISRRFTLFGKKDWKK; from the coding sequence ATGAAAATTATTGCTTTTCTGATGCTGTGTACCGGCATCAGCATTTATGCGCAGGCCCAGCAGGACCTGAGCCAGCTGTTTGACTCTACCGGTCCGGCGCACCCGAAAGTACTGTACACTTACAAGGGCACCCGTATCATTATGGGACATTCTACAGACATGTTACGCAAACATGAGCTGGACGTCCGTGTGGACCACCGCTTTGGCGACCTGGGCGGCGAGTTCGGCGGGGCTAAAACATTTTACGGCATCGATAACTCCACTGACATCCGTATCGGGCTGGAGTATGGCATCACCGACCGGCTGATGGCGGGCATCGGGCGTTCCAAAGGCTCCGGGGTGCAGCACCAGTTGCTGGACCTGCTGGTGAAATACAGGCTGGTGGAGCAAACGCAGGATAACTATGTGCCGGTGTCCGTGGCCGTACTGGGCACGGCCGTGATGTCGATGATGAGCTCGGAGGAAGACCCGCACCACGCGGCCTGGTTTGGCGACGCTTCCGACCGGTTGAGCTATGTGGCCCAGGGCATCGTGTCCCGCAAGTTCGGCGACCGGCTGGCCTTCTCCCTGTCGCCCACCTACGTGCACCGTAACCGCGTGGGATATATGGACATGAACAATATGTTTGCCCTTGGCGTGGGCGGCCGGCTGAAGCTGTCCAAAAGGATAGGCATTGTGGCGGAATATTTTTACCCGTTCCGCTCCCAGGCGAGCCGCGATTACTACAAAGCGCAGGGCATCACCTTTTATAATCCGCTCGGCGTGGGACTGGAAATAGAAACCGGGGGCCACGTGTTCCATCTCAACTTTACCAACTCCAGCGCCATCCAGGAGAGCCAGTTTCTCCCCGAAACCACCACCTCGTGGCTGCAGGGGCAGTTCCGCTGGGGTTTCAATATTTCCCGTAGATTTACGTTATTCGGGAAAAAGGATTGGAAAAAATAA
- the gldG gene encoding gliding motility-associated ABC transporter substrate-binding protein GldG has translation MAKRKKYIQQALVIILVLIGVNIAAAYFHGRWDLTAEKRYTLTGSTKQMLRQLNSPVDIEVFLKGDYPASFKQLAQSTQELLEEFREYGKQNIRFTFINPGQGLSDSARMKFFGELTAQGIMPFNMKVQEDANDSYAEKLIFPGALVHYKGKTIGVNLLKNQGGQDPMQTMNNSEALLEYQFANAISKLQEEKKPLVGYMLGHGESLGAEVYDALTTLQAGYGLDTLTLQSVPLIPHDFDIILFAKPAAAFSDQDKLKIDQYVMNGGKVFWFLDETNASMDSLHQRSEFLAFDRGLNLEDLLFRYGVRINQDLVQDLQCDIVPLVVGNVGNRPQIQPVPFPYFPMLTPTGAHHIVKNMDMVLSRFVSSLDTVKAEGVKKTILLTTSRSSRRVRIPAQVSWDIVKTKPNVREYRERNIPAAVLLEGHFTSLFRNRLDQATMAAIQQASGRPFRETADTVNTMIIVSDGDLIANAVSRKDGPLQMGINEFNPGFAFANKEFFLNCLEYLSGNSGIMESRNKELTLRLLDAEKVKKEKTKWQVICFLVPIGLVLLFAMVFQFVRQRKFAE, from the coding sequence ATGGCTAAACGAAAAAAATATATACAACAGGCGCTCGTTATTATCCTCGTACTGATTGGCGTGAACATTGCCGCGGCCTACTTCCATGGCAGATGGGACCTGACTGCGGAGAAAAGATATACGCTCACCGGCAGCACCAAACAGATGCTGCGGCAGCTCAACAGCCCGGTAGATATAGAAGTGTTCCTCAAAGGGGATTATCCGGCCTCCTTCAAACAGCTGGCCCAGTCCACGCAGGAGCTGCTGGAGGAATTCCGCGAATATGGCAAACAGAACATCCGCTTTACTTTCATCAACCCCGGCCAGGGCCTTTCAGACTCCGCCCGCATGAAGTTCTTTGGTGAGCTGACCGCGCAGGGCATCATGCCGTTTAACATGAAAGTGCAGGAAGACGCCAATGACAGTTACGCTGAAAAACTCATCTTTCCCGGCGCACTGGTGCATTACAAGGGAAAAACCATCGGCGTCAACCTGTTGAAAAACCAGGGCGGGCAAGACCCCATGCAAACCATGAACAACTCCGAAGCCCTGCTGGAGTACCAGTTCGCCAACGCCATCAGCAAATTGCAGGAGGAGAAAAAGCCGCTGGTAGGGTATATGCTGGGCCATGGCGAATCGCTGGGCGCAGAAGTGTACGACGCCCTCACAACGCTCCAGGCCGGCTACGGTCTGGACACGCTCACGCTGCAATCCGTTCCGCTGATTCCGCATGACTTTGACATCATCCTGTTTGCCAAGCCAGCAGCGGCTTTCAGCGATCAGGACAAATTAAAGATCGATCAGTATGTGATGAATGGCGGAAAAGTGTTCTGGTTTCTCGATGAAACCAACGCATCGATGGACAGCCTGCATCAACGGTCCGAATTCCTCGCTTTCGACAGGGGGTTGAACCTGGAAGACCTGTTATTCCGCTATGGCGTGCGCATCAACCAGGACCTGGTACAGGACCTGCAATGTGATATTGTGCCGCTGGTAGTAGGCAATGTGGGCAACCGGCCGCAGATCCAGCCGGTGCCGTTCCCGTATTTTCCCATGCTGACGCCAACGGGCGCACATCATATTGTAAAAAATATGGATATGGTGCTGAGCCGCTTTGTCAGCTCTCTTGATACCGTAAAAGCGGAAGGCGTGAAAAAAACCATTCTGCTCACCACCTCCCGCAGCAGCCGCCGCGTACGCATCCCGGCGCAGGTGAGCTGGGATATTGTAAAAACAAAACCCAATGTCCGCGAGTACCGTGAGCGCAATATACCTGCGGCCGTATTGCTGGAAGGGCATTTCACCTCGCTGTTCCGCAACCGGCTGGACCAGGCCACCATGGCCGCTATTCAGCAGGCAAGCGGCAGGCCTTTCCGGGAAACAGCTGATACTGTCAATACGATGATCATCGTCAGTGACGGCGATCTTATCGCTAACGCCGTATCCCGTAAAGACGGGCCCCTGCAGATGGGCATCAACGAATTTAATCCGGGCTTTGCCTTTGCCAATAAAGAGTTTTTCCTCAACTGTCTCGAGTACCTGAGCGGCAATAGCGGCATCATGGAAAGCCGGAACAAGGAGTTGACCCTCCGTTTGCTGGACGCAGAAAAAGTTAAAAAGGAAAAAACAAAATGGCAGGTGATCTGCTTCCTGGTGCCGATAGGGCTGGTGCTGCTTTTTGCGATGGTATTCCAGTTTGTGCGCCAGCGTAAGTTTGCAGAGTAG
- a CDS encoding UDP-N-acetylmuramoyl-tripeptide--D-alanyl-D-alanine ligase encodes MLPVTIEQIYHIYLQHFSIQTDTRKLQPNDIFFALKGGNFNGNEFAAKALEMGAAFAVVDEAAYYTQPDKMALVDNALETLQALALWHRKQLNIPFLAITGTNGKTTTKELVNAALSAGFKTYATVGNLNNHIGVPLTILAIKPDVEIAVIEMGANHQKEIAGYCKIALPTHGIITNIGKAHLEGFGGEEGVRIAKGELYDYLRDNNGTVFVCNDYPYLLEMSKGIPHMVTYGSKEADYTGTPAADKALLGVQVNNNNIGFIQTKLTGAYNFPNVMAAVAVASHFKVPAEKIGPAIAAYTPSNNRSQVMQQGTNTIIMDAYNANPSSMKAAIDNFLGIEAPKKVLMLGAMMELGTDSIKEHEALVEQLQRHHWEAVVLVGGDFKKVNHPYIYLDNSAEAAKWLQQQQFQDTHILIKGSRSTGMEKVLA; translated from the coding sequence ATGCTACCCGTGACCATAGAACAAATCTATCATATCTATCTGCAGCATTTTAGCATCCAGACAGACACCCGCAAGTTGCAACCGAATGATATTTTCTTTGCCCTGAAAGGGGGTAATTTCAATGGCAACGAATTTGCCGCTAAAGCGCTGGAGATGGGCGCTGCCTTCGCCGTTGTGGACGAAGCGGCCTATTATACGCAGCCGGATAAAATGGCACTGGTAGATAATGCGCTGGAGACTTTACAGGCGCTGGCCCTGTGGCACCGGAAACAATTAAACATTCCTTTCCTGGCCATTACCGGCACTAACGGTAAAACCACTACGAAAGAACTGGTAAACGCCGCCCTCTCGGCCGGCTTCAAAACATACGCCACCGTCGGCAACCTCAACAACCATATCGGCGTGCCGCTGACCATCCTGGCCATCAAGCCGGACGTGGAAATAGCTGTGATTGAAATGGGCGCCAACCATCAGAAGGAAATTGCGGGTTACTGCAAAATTGCGCTGCCCACACACGGCATCATCACCAATATTGGTAAAGCCCACCTCGAAGGCTTCGGCGGCGAGGAAGGCGTCCGCATCGCCAAAGGGGAGCTGTATGATTACCTGCGCGACAACAACGGTACGGTGTTCGTGTGCAACGATTACCCCTATCTCCTCGAAATGAGCAAAGGCATTCCGCACATGGTGACCTATGGCAGCAAAGAGGCCGATTACACCGGTACTCCCGCGGCGGATAAGGCATTGCTGGGTGTGCAGGTCAACAACAATAACATCGGATTTATACAAACCAAACTTACCGGCGCCTACAATTTCCCGAACGTGATGGCTGCCGTGGCCGTAGCCAGCCACTTTAAAGTGCCGGCAGAAAAAATCGGTCCCGCCATCGCCGCCTATACGCCGTCCAACAACCGCTCGCAGGTGATGCAGCAAGGCACTAACACCATCATCATGGACGCGTACAACGCCAACCCATCCAGTATGAAAGCCGCCATCGACAACTTCCTCGGCATCGAAGCGCCGAAGAAAGTACTGATGCTCGGCGCCATGATGGAGCTGGGTACCGACAGTATTAAAGAACATGAAGCACTGGTGGAACAATTACAACGCCATCACTGGGAAGCGGTCGTATTAGTAGGCGGTGATTTTAAGAAAGTGAATCATCCGTATATTTACCTCGACAATTCCGCGGAGGCTGCCAAATGGCTGCAGCAGCAACAGTTCCAGGACACGCACATACTGATTAAAGGTTCCCGCAGCACCGGCATGGAAAAAGTGCTCGCCTGA
- the apaG gene encoding Co2+/Mg2+ efflux protein ApaG, with translation MVKKVTEGITISVETFYQPDYSNPIGSEFMFAYRITIENNNTFPIKLLRRHWYIIDSNGTHREVEGEGVVGVQPLLAPGETYQYVSGSNLRTEIGKMYGTYQMENQLDKKIFEVRIPEFQMVVPFKLN, from the coding sequence ATGGTTAAGAAGGTAACAGAGGGAATCACTATCAGCGTGGAAACATTCTACCAGCCGGATTATTCTAATCCTATTGGAAGCGAATTCATGTTTGCTTACCGTATCACCATTGAAAACAACAATACTTTCCCCATCAAATTGCTGCGCCGCCATTGGTATATTATCGATTCCAACGGGACCCACCGCGAAGTGGAGGGTGAAGGCGTTGTAGGCGTACAGCCGTTACTGGCCCCCGGCGAGACTTATCAATACGTCTCGGGGTCCAACCTCCGCACTGAAATAGGAAAGATGTACGGTACCTACCAGATGGAAAACCAGCTGGATAAGAAAATCTTCGAAGTGAGGATTCCTGAATTCCAGATGGTTGTTCCTTTCAAGCTCAACTAA
- the mce gene encoding methylmalonyl-CoA epimerase, with protein MLKVEHIGIAVASLDVSVPLFEKLLNTPCYKKEEVSSEQVLTAFFQQGETKIELLEATGPDSAIAKFLAKKGEGMHHIAFEVADIYAEMARLQQEGFVLLQETPKKGADNKLICFLHPKNTNGVLIEICQDIK; from the coding sequence ATGCTGAAAGTAGAACATATCGGGATCGCAGTAGCATCCCTGGACGTGTCTGTTCCGTTATTCGAGAAACTATTGAATACGCCCTGTTATAAAAAGGAAGAGGTTAGCAGCGAACAGGTGCTGACGGCTTTTTTTCAACAGGGGGAAACCAAGATAGAATTACTGGAGGCGACGGGGCCGGACAGTGCCATAGCTAAATTTTTGGCTAAAAAGGGAGAAGGCATGCATCACATTGCGTTTGAGGTGGCGGATATCTATGCGGAGATGGCCAGATTACAGCAGGAAGGGTTTGTGTTATTACAGGAAACACCCAAAAAAGGGGCTGATAACAAGCTGATTTGCTTTCTGCACCCCAAAAATACCAACGGGGTTTTGATCGAAATTTGTCAAGATATCAAATAA
- a CDS encoding porin family protein: MKRFFLLLLTLGIATAGMAQSGYGDFTRKVRLGFKLDPMISILKPQESGVNRNSAKAGLSFGLMADFSLNEAGNYALASGFNVVLGGSKLKYDADKGLNDFKANPSEYNMKLTYIEIPVALKLRTTSSDNLNFWGQFGTFFAFPVSGRADVISLNETHDRVNILPQMNRINIGMLIGAGVEYPLGETLTGIVGLTYQNGFVDVTRNGKWNDGKVNMNSFALRLGVYF; the protein is encoded by the coding sequence ATGAAAAGGTTTTTTTTGCTACTATTAACATTAGGGATAGCTACTGCGGGGATGGCACAGAGCGGGTATGGTGATTTCACCCGCAAGGTACGGCTGGGGTTTAAGTTAGATCCGATGATCTCGATCCTGAAACCGCAGGAATCGGGCGTAAACCGCAACAGCGCCAAAGCGGGCCTGAGTTTCGGGCTCATGGCCGACTTCAGCCTGAATGAAGCCGGTAACTATGCCCTGGCATCAGGATTCAACGTAGTGCTCGGTGGCAGTAAGCTGAAATATGACGCGGACAAGGGGCTGAACGATTTTAAAGCCAATCCCTCGGAGTATAATATGAAACTCACCTATATTGAGATACCGGTGGCGCTGAAGCTGCGGACCACGTCGTCGGATAATCTCAATTTCTGGGGACAGTTCGGTACTTTTTTCGCGTTCCCGGTCAGCGGAAGGGCGGATGTCATCTCCCTGAATGAAACCCATGACAGGGTAAACATACTGCCCCAAATGAACCGCATCAATATCGGCATGCTCATCGGCGCCGGCGTGGAATATCCCCTGGGCGAAACGCTGACCGGTATCGTCGGCCTTACCTACCAGAACGGTTTCGTGGACGTGACGCGGAACGGCAAATGGAATGATGGTAAAGTAAATATGAATAGCTTTGCGCTGCGGCTGGGCGTATATTTTTAG
- the gldB gene encoding gliding motility lipoprotein GldB: protein MRNTPTYSLLTGCLTALFLYACNTGPKAPDVSHIPMNVSIHRFDSALFTIDTNNIQPGLTRLHQSYPLFMPVYISEIMNFGAFADSSKEIQHQLRLFLANRDFRQLETAVSQKYANTGALQKELEQAFRYTRYYIPAFRAPKIVTFTSGIANYGAITIDSILGIGLDMYMGADFPPYAQIPDYPDYMIRRFAPEYITTNCMQVLQQQLYPAPRSGGGLLEQMIEAGKQQYFLSKVLPHTPDSIRLGYTKEQLQWCRDNEKMIWQFFVQNNLLYTTDWQQINLFMNDAPATQGMPEGSPGKIGYFVGYEIVNKYMEKHADVSVQQLMESRNLLEIFKASKYRP from the coding sequence ATGCGAAACACCCCTACATACTCCCTGCTGACCGGCTGCCTCACGGCGCTGTTTCTCTATGCCTGCAATACCGGTCCCAAAGCGCCGGATGTAAGTCATATACCCATGAACGTTAGTATCCACCGGTTCGACTCGGCGCTGTTCACTATCGATACCAATAATATACAACCGGGCCTCACCCGCCTGCATCAGTCTTATCCGCTTTTCATGCCGGTTTATATCTCGGAGATCATGAACTTCGGCGCTTTTGCAGACAGCAGTAAGGAAATACAGCATCAGTTGCGGCTTTTCCTTGCCAACCGCGATTTCCGGCAACTGGAAACGGCGGTGTCCCAAAAGTATGCTAATACCGGTGCCCTTCAAAAAGAGCTGGAGCAGGCATTTCGTTATACCAGGTACTACATCCCCGCTTTCCGGGCGCCCAAAATAGTTACTTTTACCTCCGGTATCGCCAATTATGGTGCCATTACGATCGACTCCATTTTGGGAATAGGCCTGGACATGTATATGGGAGCCGATTTCCCGCCATATGCCCAGATCCCGGACTACCCTGATTATATGATCCGCCGTTTTGCGCCGGAGTATATTACCACCAACTGTATGCAGGTGCTGCAGCAGCAGCTGTATCCCGCGCCCCGTAGTGGCGGCGGCCTGCTGGAACAGATGATCGAGGCCGGCAAACAACAGTATTTCCTGTCCAAAGTACTTCCTCATACGCCCGATTCTATCCGTCTCGGCTACACGAAAGAGCAGTTGCAATGGTGCCGTGACAATGAAAAAATGATCTGGCAGTTTTTTGTACAGAACAACCTGTTATATACAACAGACTGGCAGCAGATCAACCTTTTCATGAACGATGCACCGGCTACCCAGGGCATGCCGGAAGGGTCTCCCGGAAAAATCGGCTACTTCGTGGGCTACGAAATCGTGAACAAATACATGGAAAAACATGCTGACGTAAGCGTTCAGCAACTAATGGAGTCGAGAAATCTGCTGGAAATATTTAAGGCGTCTAAGTACAGACCCTGA
- a CDS encoding YceI family protein, which yields MKNLFLLFSMVIITGAVSAQDVFSCRNTRFSFFSSAPLEDIEAKTDKGVSAINVKTGAIYFKVPIASFQFRKKLMQDHFNQNYLESDKYPFAEFKGKVLENADLNRNGTYQVTVEGTLNLHGVDKPYREKGTITVKDGSITAGSTFNIRIADHRIDVPTMVVKNIAEVVAVTVNAVYTVVNR from the coding sequence ATGAAAAACCTGTTCCTTCTTTTCTCCATGGTGATCATCACCGGTGCGGTATCAGCGCAGGATGTATTCTCCTGTAGGAATACCCGGTTCTCTTTCTTTTCCTCAGCGCCGCTGGAAGATATAGAGGCTAAAACCGACAAAGGCGTGTCTGCCATCAACGTAAAAACCGGCGCTATTTATTTTAAGGTCCCCATCGCCTCTTTCCAGTTCAGGAAAAAGCTGATGCAGGACCATTTCAACCAAAATTATCTGGAGAGCGACAAGTATCCGTTTGCCGAATTCAAAGGAAAAGTGCTGGAGAACGCAGACCTCAACCGTAACGGCACCTACCAGGTGACCGTGGAAGGTACGCTCAACCTGCACGGGGTGGACAAGCCCTATCGTGAAAAAGGCACCATCACGGTGAAAGACGGTAGCATCACGGCCGGTTCTACTTTCAACATCCGTATTGCAGACCATCGCATCGACGTGCCTACCATGGTGGTAAAAAATATTGCCGAAGTGGTGGCGGTAACTGTCAACGCGGTGTACACCGTGGTAAACCGGTAA